From the Macaca nemestrina isolate mMacNem1 chromosome 7, mMacNem.hap1, whole genome shotgun sequence genome, the window CCTTTACAGCAGTGTCACTATCTTTACCTATAAGGTGGGTCTCactatccttattttatagatgaggatgccaaggcacagagaagttaaggaacTTGTCCAAAATCACCTTAGTGATAACTGGCAGAGCTTGAATCAGAATTCAAGTAATCTGGCGTCCAATGCTACCAACCATTGCATTCTGCTGCCTCTCagaaataaaccaggcatggaGTAATATTCATCTGTAGTTCAAGAAACAATTTATTGAAGCTTCCTTTTTCTGTCAAGTTTGGAAAACCGGGGAGAAAATAGGAATGGAGACTGAGAAGACGACCAAGTAGTTCTGAGTTCAGAGAATTGGGAAATTGAAGGAGGTAGATTAGCTAAGGAAAGACACAAGTACCTGAATccttctaaaaaattttttattgaggtgaaattcacataacataaacttagccattttaaagtgaacaattcagtgacATAACATTCACAATGTTGCACAACCACCACCTctgtctagttccaaaacattccTGTCACCCCAAAGGAAAACCCCAAACTCCTTAAGGAGTCACTCTCTAATCCCTCCTCCgccaggccctggcaaccaccaatctccCTTCTATGGATTTAAATATTGTGAATATTTcatctaaatggaatcatataataataagccttttgtgtctggcttctttcatttagcatgtttTTGGGTTTCTTCTACATAGCATAAatcagtacttcttttttttggggTGAATAAAATTCCGTTGTGTGTATGTAACAcaatttatccattgatggacatttagactGTATCCAATTTTtggctattgtgtatagtgctaCTGTGAGCATGCATGTACACGTACTTGTGTGAGAACTTagtttcaattcttttgaatatatatatgtaggagTGGAATTGTGGGGCTCTAtagtaattctgtgtttaactttttgaggaactccTATATCCTTTTGAAACCCTTCCTTAAGGccataatattaatataataaatactattaaatatactaaatattttgAATCAGAGTTTCTGAGTCTTAGCACAATTGACATTTGGGACCcggtaattctttgttgtgggagagCTGACCTTTGGTTATACAGGAATTTTAGTAGCAATAttggcctctactcactagatgtcagtagcatCCTTCCACTTCAATCACCAATAATGTCTGGAGACACTGTCGGATGTCCTCTGAAAAGCAAAATTGGCCCCCTTCCCACTGAAAATTACTGTTTTAAAGGCTTCCTCATAAAGTTGGAGCAAATGTGGCTAGCACTAAAGCAGAATACTACAACAAAGTAATGGCCTTTAAGAAATGGATATTCCCTAGAAGTCTTCCTTAGTATACAGGAAGTATTTTTTGTTTACTGTGTAATGTTAAGAAGTTTGCAGATTTACAAATGTTTGACAACCAGAAAAATCTTATCATTAAATATTCATATACCTTTCAAATGTAAGATCAGTAATATAAATCTGGCTCATCCGCAACGCCAAGAAATATAGCTTCTCTCCCGTCCCAGGCACATTACATACTAAATCACATTTATAGCACACTGCATCACATTATTTTTAAGGTGGCAGCTAGGAGCATGATTTGTAAGACTTTTTTGATttattaatacttattttttcaaataaaagttcAGGCAGCGCCCATGAGGAATGTCATTTTTTGGTTCAGCCaaataatggaaaaacaaaagctatTTTTCATTATTGAGATACAGTGAAccaaaatgaatcttttttttttttttttttttttttttttgagacggagtctcgctctgtcgcccaggctggagtgcagtggcatgatctcggcttactgcaagctccacctcccgagttcacgtcattctcctgcctcagcatcccgagtggctgggactacaggtgcctgccacccccctgtggctaattttttgtatttttagtacagacggggtttcaccgtgttagccaggatggtcttcatctcctgaccttgtgatccgcctacctcagcctcccaaagtgctgggattacaggcatgagccaccatgcctggcccaaaatgaATCTTTTAACATTTACTGTTATTTACTGTTAAAGATCTTGGTGAGTGAGTTGTGGGAACCCTGAGTACATAAACACCTTTGCAATCACAAAGCTGATAAGATCAAAACTGTTATGGAAATAGATCAAGCAGCCTTAGGCACAGACGGTATTGTTGTAGAATCCACAGCAGTTAGTAAGGGCCATAGCACTGAACTCCTTGTCTTCCCAGAGACCAGAAAAAGAAGGAGGGTTGGTGCCATTCAGAGAAGTACTGCAACGAAAAACCAGAGAGGTACATAGCGGGGTCAGACAGGAACAAAGCAACAAAACATATCAATAAGTTATACTAAGcagctgaaaacaaaaacaaaaacctgaaaattGATCCATCAGCCATGACCAAATAAACAGAAcccaattatatttcttttctcattcattcCCAAGATAATACTGGCAAGAAACCCCCAACTATGTGTGTCTGCTCCTTTGCCCAACTCCTAACCACAGTCCATTTGGAAATTTCCAGATATCCCTGAGTCAAAATGTATGGCTTATAATGATTTAGTATTGAATTGATTCTAAAAAGTAAGGTGGTATTCCAAGGCCACCTTCCTCTTGAAAACAGCTTACACTTAATTAGTATAAATTAATTGGACAAAAACATTATGTCTTTCATATTCTAGATGCCAATGATCTTTAGTATGTGGCTTTAGAAAATCCACCAAAATGCCACAAGAACGTAAGAATCAGGCAACATGACGAACGTCCgtgtctacaaaaagtaaaaattaaccaggcacggtgACATGCAcctggcctgtagtcccagctactcaggaggctgacataagagggttgcttgagcctgggccaagattgtgccactgcactccagccggggcaacagagcaagacggtgtctcaaaaaaaaaaaaaaaaaaaatcaaaactgtgCCAGAGCAATGATGAATCCAGCTCATACCTCATCTTTAATAGTGCatcaaaaggattttttaaaaaaaatatgttagtTGCCTTCTCTGATGATAACCTCCAAACACAGGAGGGGCAACATTCATGAACTTGGCCCAGTAACCTGTCAAGCAGCTAGCACCTGAATATCTACCTGTATAGTGAACAGACCGCTTAATAACTTCcaaatctttgtttgtttgtttgagacagggtctcaccctgtcacccagactggactgcagtggtatggatcacggctcactgcagtctctaattcctgggctgaagtgatcctgccacctcagcctccccacgtagctgggactacaggcacacaccaccatgcctggctagttttgttttgttttgttttgttttgttttgttttgttttgttttagtagagatggggtttctccatgttgcccaggctggtcttgaactcctgagctcaagcgatcctcctgccttggcctcccaaagtgctgggattacaggtgtgagccactgtgtctagccCATAACTTTTAAATCTATCTCCAGCTCTGATTTCTCTCTTGAAGTTCCCGTGTGAGAACACACGGCCCTCAGGTCTCCAGGGTAATGCTGCTGAGGTTGAATAGAGTGTATGAGAAGGGCCGTGAGTATTGGTAACAGCCTAGATCAGTGTTCTTTTCTCTTATTGGGTGCATCTTCATTATTAGCTTAGTATGCTCCAGTGAGCATACTGAGGTGGATTTTGAGTACCTTCACAGGGTAGTCCTGCAACTACCTCCAAGTTAACACATCAAAAACTgaattaaggctgggcatggtggctcaggcctgtaatcccagcattttaggaggccaaaatgggaggatcactcgatcccaggagttcaagaccagcctgaacaacatagtgagaccccatctcaatacaataaataaataaatataaaaaacaaaaactgaattaAGCCATCATCTCTCCCTTTTACTCCCATTCCTGAAACTAGTCCTCCTCTTCTGTGCATGAATGGCACTCCTTAGACCCACTTGCTCATGCCAGAAAAGAGACAGTCATTTAAGACTCCTTCCTCTTCTTCGCCCCACCTCTTCCTCCTATCTAGCCAATGATCAATCCTATTGATTCTACTGGATCTAGTGTATCTCCAACCTCACAATCACTTAGTATCAATTCTTACCATCTCTCACTAGGACTATTACAGCAGTTTGTTGGTCTCCTTGCCATCCAAATGGCTACCGAAATGATATGTTGAAACAGCATAGTTGATCATGCCAGTGTTCGGAATTCAGCAGGTCAAAACCTAAATTCTTTAGTATTTCATACAAGGCTTTTTATGATCTCTCAGCCTTTTTTCCCACCACTCTCTTCATTCACGCACCTATCACCACCAATACACACACACCTTTTGATTTGAAGGCACCAAACATTCTAGTTCCTGAAATCTTTCCTTTTGTGTGTTCCAAAACTAGTTCTTTCAGATTAATGACATACCCTCGTCTTTTCATATTCTAGATTTTGGTAAACAAGTTCGTTTTTACACTACCTGAACTCATCATGATTTTATAAATTCAACTTTATCCTCtctcagttttcttcatttctgtctgAAGAAGTGTATAATATTTTAGCCACTTATAACCATTGCTAAATCTACCTATAACCTATCTGTATTCCAATCACAATAAGtagagtaatttctttttttaattaatgtaaaatagagacaagtcttgctatgttgcccaggcttgtcttgaactcctgggctcaagtcatcctcccgcttcagcctcccaaagtgtgggactgtgggtgtgagccaccatgcccagccagtagaGTAATTTCTTATCAGGGAAACcatttttctttactacttcccTTGCTGCTCTACTTCTCAGTGGCCCACCGACACAGGTAGACCCTGTCGCTGGAGCATACTAAGCTAATAATGAAGATGCACTCAATAAGAGAAAAGAACACTGATCTAGGCCGTTACCAATACTCACGGCCCTTCTCATACACTCTATTCAACCTCAACAGCATTACCCTGGAGACCTGAGGGCCGTGCGTTCTCACCTCTGAAAGAGCCCTCTGCAGCACATGTAGGTTTCATAGGTTCTATTGGTGAAACTCGTGTTTAGGAAGGACACGCAGTCAGCTTCAGCTCCCCTGGGGACATAAAGGATTCCTGGATAAAGGAGACAGAGATACTGAGAGGAAGATCTGACACATGCTTCTCAAGGCTCTTTATTCTTTTGGTACGAATTGTGGACACTGTTGATTAGGTGCCTTTGCCATATATCTGTGGAATGGATGGGTAAATCAATATTCTGAAAGACATCCTGTCATGATCTAGGGAAGTGATCTCTGCTGCCCCTGTACTCAAGGACAATTCCACCTTCCTCATATTATTCCTCCAATCATCACCCTCATGCAGTGGTATCTCCATCAGAGCTGAGGCACCTACCTGCCATACAGGCACTGATAAGGGATACACAGGCCCCTGTGAAGAGGGCCCTGACCAcaaccttggacaagtcactctTCCGGTGAGGTGCTATTGATGCTgcagacaataaaataaaatagcttcaGCTTTTCCCCATCAGGCTATCAGGTATATCCCCCCACTTAGAAGAACGCAGAGGAACAAAACACAGCCGATGAAGAGCATCCTTATTACCATCCACCTGAGACTGGCCAGTGTTGCCCTAAGAAGTGTGCGTGTACATTAGTCCTGAGGGATCACTAACTTAGACTTTCCTCAGATCAAGGATTGAGTGTCTGACCCTCACTTTAATGGTTCTCTGAACATACCCAAGACATATCTGGATTAAGCAAGGCTCTGGGTTGCTCCAGACAGGTACAAATGCCTGGCGTTCGCCGCTTGAGATATGCACTGTTAAGCCTGGACCAGAATTAGATGGACTATTTTGAGACAGAGGGCTAAGGAAAGCAACACTCACCTAAGACTTAGCCACACAGTGCATATCCCACTACTAGATGGCAATCTCATAATCAGACAGTAATCAGGCATCAAGACTAGAACAATAGAGACAGGTGTTTAACAGAAGCGGAAAAGATAAACTGAAAGGGAATTATTTCACCTTTCAATTAAATCAGCTACCAAATACATGAATTAAATGACTCTACCCCAGAATATAATTGCCTTTAAAAAGGGACACACTGAgctatatttcttattataatcccttccttccctccctcccgtccgtccttccttccttccttccttccttccttccttccttccttccttccttccttccttccttcagaaCTCCCTGTGTCACCCACGCCGGGCTGCAGGGGTGCGATCACAGCTTACTGGAGCCTCGATctcagttcaagcaatcctcccacctcagcctcccgagtagctaggactacaggcatatgtgccaatatgcctggctaacttttaaattccgcgtagagacagaatctcaccatgttgccccaggctgctctcaaattcctacagcaagcaatcctcctgccttggccttccaaagtgttgggattacaggcatgagccaccacatccagcctaagATCCATTTCTAACTTGGATCTTCCAAACTTCAGATCTGCTAGTCATCCCTGTGCCCCTGCACTCAAGGACAATTCCACTGTCTTCATATTATTCCTCCAGCCATCACCCCCATGCAGCAGTATCTCCAACAGTCTAAATATATCTGCGTCTGCTTCAAAGACCCACTCTTTTAATGTTTGGTACTTGCAGATTTAAATCCAACACTTTACACCACTCTCCCTTACTATCTATCTGCCTTATGTGCCTGctgcttttatttgttttaattctttgtgtTTCCATGAGGACTAGTGAGCAGCCTAATTTCAAAAAGTGTCTTCACTACTGAATAAAATAcaagaccaggcgcggtggctcacgcctattatcccaacattttgggaggccaaggcagcagaccacttgaggccaggagttcaagaacagcttgaccaacatggtgaaaccccatctcttctaaaaatacaaaaaaaaaaaaaaaaaaaaaattgtaggcattgtggcacacacttgtaatcccatcttgggaggctgaggcacgagaatcgcttgaacccaggaggtggaggttgaaatgagctgagatcacaccactgcactccaacttgggcaacagagtgagactctgtctcaaataaataaataaataaataaataaataaatatctttatttatatatgcaCTACTCCAGTTTAATggcaaaattgaaataatatcattATATTTCCTTCCTcatagagaaaagtaaaataaaattagtttttggGGCCTCCAatccaaacaaaaaaagtaactgaAGTTGAGATTATAAAGGGCTCTATACATAGCCAGGTGGGCCTGACTGCCTTAGGTCCAAGTTGACTGCAGCCTAAGAAATGGGTCCATTTCACAATGGCTTCTCTGTCTGATCCCAACTTGTACTGAAGCACCAGGACTGCCCACTGCAGAAGCTGGGATCTGGCTGTCTTACTGGGGAGCTGGGAAAATGGATGAACTCACTCAAGCCTCCAAGCGTGATTCCTATGGAACTAAGATTGGCAAATCCACAGAGTGAAAATGTTGTAATGATTTCAGCTCTCACctagggaaaacaaaaataaataagcaaataaattcaGTCCCATGCGTGCGGTCTTATAACCACAAGAGAAGTTCCAACGTACTGACAGCCCCCAATCTTTTCCATGGTTTCCCAAGATTATTCAGAAAATATCTGTTCCCTGAGTTACTATAGGGATAATGACATGGAAACCACCATGGGCCTCATTGCCCAACGCTGTTCTTGTTGAAGGCTATGAATAAGGAGAAGGCCTGGGAATGAGGattacaaaggaaaaggaaagaggcaaagggaaagaaaaaggatattAATTTGGAgcaatttaaacttttaaatgaagAAGCGGACCTTAGGCCATCAGAAGATAGTGTCTGCCCTGGACTGCCCCAGCTATAAAGACCCAGCAATTACATTATAGAGAGAAGTTGGGTCAGAGTTGGGGCAGTGGTGGGGGCGGGCAGGGGAAAATAGCATGCAGACTGGTAATAGCTCAGGCGCTGCAAATGAGGCTGCTAGGTATGCTGTTCTGCTCGCTTTGTAGTTAGGTCTGCAACAAACCCGTGTGGCACTTTCTATCTACCCTCAGATAACCATGGTTGAGACCTCACGGTGTTTATGCTTTTTGGATTGTCACTTACAGAAATCCACTGTTTCTCTCCCTCAGTCCACTCCTCCACTCCAGAGAGACGTTTGTTCTTGTATTGAGACAGTTGCTAATAAGCCACAAACTCATTTATGAAGAACTTGATTCCCACCATCTCAGCCACCATTGGACAATCTGTCCACTCTACACCCATCATGAAAACCATGGGCCTTAGGAGATAGGAGCTGATGACCTGAGTGAAAGGGAGATATCCCAGTGAAAGAGGAAGGACTAATAGCAAAGGTCAGGTGCCAAGGACCTTCTCTAGAGCCTTGGCCCAATCTCCTCCACCCTTCTATGCATGATCTCTCTTGGCTTACTGTGAGTCAGAAGGACATGCATGGTTGAAGGGCTACCTAACTACATCCCAGAGGGACAGCCCAACAAATGTAATCCTTTACCTGGAAAGTGAGCCCCTGTATGTCCACCAGTTCTCCCAGCCAGGAGAGGGCAGCATTGATGAAAGCCAACACAGCCAAAAAGGCAACCAGGTTGGCTGCTACATTAGCAGCAAGGCCTATGGCATCTGTGGCTCCGTTGCTAGCAGCTTCCAGGACATTCCTCTCCTTCCTGTGAACATTGGGCAGAGGGCAAGAGTAGGGTGTCTACAGTAGTCTCAGCCCCTTAGAGAAGAGAAATCCCACTGTCCCTATCGTGCGAGAAGAGGGTGCAAGGCCAATGTACGAGGTGACGGGGTTCCTCAGAGACCCTATTAGTGGAAATTACTCTGAAGCAATATCAGATATAATTGTTATGTAATTGCACTGATGACAAGGACAGAGTACTGGCATGCAGAAGCTACTGCCAGGGCGGAGGGTTAAATTAAGAAAACCAGCATGATTAGCAAGCATCAGAGATAGGCAAGAAGGAATATGGAATCACATTATTCCCCCTCAGGGAGACCTGAAGTCTCTGCCACCACAGTGCCACTCTTAACTACAGCTCACTATCTCCCAAAGTATATGCCTCCTTGGACTCACCCACGGGGCAGCTTTACCCCCTCCTTGCTCTTGAACTTGGACTCCTCCACTTCCGGATATGCTAGCTTTGACAAGGCGAGAGCACAAGGGGCGGCCATCACAGAGGCAGAAATCAGGGATGATGCATCAACCTGTGAGGCCAGACTTAGGCATCAGTGTTTCTGTCAAATCCAACTCGAGCTCACCAGGAGTGATCAAGCAGACTATACCTACCCCGAAGGATATGAAGACTCCTAGCACAGTGCCGGAAATGGTGGCAAACCCTCCAGTCATCACCGCATGGATTTCAGAGAGTGTCATGTCCCCAAAGTATGGACGGATGAGCAGTGGTGCCTCTGTCTACAAACAAGGAGAAAACAGTCAGAATCCAAGAAGGAGCAACTCCCCACGCCAGAgtgcccaccccagccccaggggCTGGACCCTCTAGACACACTTCCGTCCAGTGTGAGCACTGTTCAGTGAGCCACAGCTTCACTTAGTGAGCATGGAGCCCAGCTGTCAGGCCCATCCAGCATCTGCTTTACTTCCTCTGGCACCCAATCATGTCCTGGCTGGCATAGTTCTCACACGTTTCCATACATGCTTGTTTCATCTATTGACATGTTAAAATGTTATAGAAGAGAAAtggtatattttctttgtatattctcAATGTCTAAAACCACACACTTACTAAACTTATGGAATGCAGTGCACTTAATGAGAACATATTAGATGATTAAACAGTACTcattaaatgaaatacaaatagaTGATCCAAACCCCCTGTTTatgaaataatcaaaagaaataatgtttgTGAAAATGTTATGAAATTATGAAGGGCCATCTATGTAAGCCATATTCAGCACTGACCTAAGATAATGATATCTATTATTTAACAAGTGCCAACTATGTGCCTAGCACTGTACTAGATGCTAAGGACATTAATATAAATAAGGCAAAGTCCTTACTCTTAGAAGCTTATAGTCTCACATAGGAAACTAGGCTGATTATGAATAATTTCAGCAAAATGTGGAGTGCTATGGTAAAGTATCCAGAAGTACTCTGAGAACATTTCAGAAGCAGCCTAGAGCCTTGGGAGAGAAAGACCTCAGTACTAACTCCCTGTGAATGTACAAGTCATTGTCCCCAACACTGAGCTGGTCAGTAGCACATATGGAGCCCTACTTCATACAGACGAATGTATCAAGCAAGTATTATGGGGAAGAGCCTTGGCATTAGCTATGAGCTTTATTCCTCCACCCCTCCATAGACCGTCATTCCTGCCCATAAAATAGGTATCACCTGAAAAGCAAAGACATCCTTGACCAGTGTATCCCCAAAGACAAAACTGGAGCCGGCCACAGTGTAGTTCAGGAAaatctgaagggaaaaaaagaaaaagacagagaataaGAATGAAACCCAAAAGGACACACAGGAAGATGAGACTAGCCCCATGCGTCCTGAGGACCTACTGTTGCTACTGAGGTTGGCCTCCCTTTGACAGCCCAGGGGCAGGCTATGGCCCCATGAGCTCTTTATTCATATTCTTAGCTGTATCCTAATACACTCTCTCCTTTCCCAACCAGATCTCCCACCACATCATTAACAAGATACAGCCTAATCTTCTCATGCTCCCCTCAAATCTCCTTTCTCTAGAGTTCTAAAAGGGAAAAGCCCTCACATTTAATTTCTCATACCTGGCCCTGCTCTCCCAGCCACTGAAATGCACTATATCCAAGATCAGTTCTCATGACCAAGATCCCAAAGACAAACTGAAGACCGAGGCCCCAAAACACTGTCCTCCAGGACACCTAGGATCAATAAGAAAATTATTCCAATGTGAGTTCTGCTTGTCCTTACAAGAGTTTTAAACATGTACTCTCAGTGGAACAAACCTAGAATGTTAACAGTAAGTCTAGGGTCTGATGGTGTAGGGAGCAGGGGCAATGGTGGGGAGAAACAAGGCAGTAATATATAAAAAGCCACATATGTtcataaggtttttaaaaaatgtttctaaaggTTAGATGACACttagacatatatacatatatgcatgcatgcatacaaataaaagttttataaatcaatattttaacaGTACTATCCACAATGCAAACTGATTTTCTACTGTATTCTATTTTCCTTTAcgtccttatttttttttattttgttctttaaacaCTGACCTAGATTCACAAAATTGGTATCAAGATTCATTAATGGATTACAATCTACAGTTTGAAAATAAGTGGTCTAGGGcctctgataattttttaaacctcTCTTGGAAACAAAATTATCAAAGAGGCAAATTCTAGGGGTTGTTACAAACTTAGTTCTATGCCCTTATAATTAATGCTTGATGCATGTGCTTTATGATTAGCACTTGGCCCTTGGTCATGTGTTGCTATACCCAACCCAAATACCCAAAACTCACTGCACTGTGGTGTTTGGAGCAGGCAAAGAGGATGAGGATGAACATGCAGATTCCTGCGAAGGAGATCAGCTGCTCTGGCCTTTGGGCTGTGTCTAAAGCCAACCACAGTGTAAGGCCAACCAAGGAGACTCCTGCAAACACCCTGAAGAAGGAATGCCAAGACCATGTCATCAACCCggtgaatgaaaaacaaataacttaTATAGAGAGTCTGAAAGTTATTCTCTCACTCCTGGCTGGTGATCAAAGGCCATGTGCATGCTGTGGCTGCTGTAGAATCCAGTTCAGAATATACATAACTGTAAGTTTTCTCTTTAAACTCTAAGGAATTGTAAAAGGCACCAGTGGGTGCAGGAAGTCTGGGAgactagagagaaaaaaagcataaaatgtaTCAGGGAACTAAGGGAGACACTGATGAACACCAAATCAATTTGATTGCTTAATGCAGCTGCAAGGCTCTGTGTTCTGATTACTTCACTGAGGAGGAGTATGAGTTTTCTCATTTCTGACACAGGCCCTGATGACAATCAGACTAAAACTCTTTTCTGAGACTAAACTCCTCCTGCCCCCTAGCAAGGTTGAGACCCAAGGCTACAAGAATCTGGACTGAGATCCTGTGCTCAGAGGCCTGTTGCTATTTTTCTCTGCACTTTGGTTCTGAAAAGCATGTGTGTGGGTCTGAGAGACTGCTCAATAactatcaaaagagaaaaaaggaggtgGACTGGGATAAGCTGTGAGGCCAGGTATTGAGATTCTTATCTTACCATTTCATCCAAAGCCTCAGGCGGGAGTTTTCAAAGGGCTTCAGACATCTTGTTAATTTTTTGCCCAGGAGCTTTTTCAGAAATGAGTAAACCGGGACAAAGATCACCAAGCAGGTGATGACAAACAAGGCCAGTGCCCTCTGGAAATTCAAGATGCAAGCTTCCAGGAAATAGGCAGCATAGGCTAAAAAGAGAAGACGCAGAGTAATGATCAGCAAGGCAGTGCTTCCAATGGGCAAATGGAACTACAATCATAAATGCCTGGGACTTAAAGCAAGAAAAATCCTCCAGAGACCTTGCCACCCAACCCTACTGTCAGACGGAGCTGCACTTCTTGAGGCCAGGATAGATGTCTAACTGTCCTCTTCTTCAGGATTCCCAAGGACAGTCTGACTTAGTGCGAAGACTGCATATTTTCACCGATCCCTAATGAAATCTCATTCCCTTCTATTTTATCTAATATCCTCTCTCTGTCCCTTGGAGTAGATTTGATCAGTGTTCACCATTAGACTCTTCAAAAGTCAGTCATCTCCCCTTGAAACTTTATTACCCCAGTCACTTTAACCTTGCCTCTGGAACAAACCATGTAAACAAGGCTACCACTAGGAAGTGCAGCCATGTGGACCTCATCCCATGGCTCTCTTACTcatctcaaaatataatttttgctcTCACCATCCCAGCTGCCTCTTATTTTGACATCAAAGCCCCATACATGTTTTAAACAGAGCTTTGCTgtcttttaagaatattttacatCATTGATCTTACTAGTAAGCCAGCAAATAAGTAAGGTATAATATAAGCTTCTGTCATAAAGGCTGTAAGAATCATGCACTCCACCAAATCAAGGCACTAAAAAAAGGATAAGCCCACattctctgaaatattttaaatctatcaAATAGTAcacttttgaaaaacagtttattCTCAGATTTTACTTGTTCCTATAAGTGCAATTCAATACATTATGGTTCACCTACAAGTAGTTAAGATCGATACATCAAATAGCTTTTTAGATCAGTTTTTAATCAAAATGCCTTCCACCTGGTAATCACCTTGACACAAGGCAAATTTCTAAAATAACTGTGTTTCTCACTCTCATGAATTCTCAGTGTCTCACCCAAACACAACAGGCCCAACAGGATCTTCTTGAACAAGCTGGCGTGTGTTTTACAGAAACTTCTTGCTTTGCTGAAAGGCCACTGTCTCCTCCTAATAAG encodes:
- the LOC105491044 gene encoding LOW QUALITY PROTEIN: sodium/nucleoside cotransporter 2 (The sequence of the model RefSeq protein was modified relative to this genomic sequence to represent the inferred CDS: substituted 1 base at 1 genomic stop codon), whose product is MEKASGRQSIALSTVETGTENPGLELMEKEVEPEGSNRTDTQGHSLGDGLGPSTHQRRRQWPFSKARSFCKTHASLFKKILLGLLCLAYAAYFLEACILNFQRALALFVITCLVIFVPVYSFLKKLLGKKLTRCLKPFENSRLRLWMKWVFAGVSLVGLTLWLALDTAQRPEQLISFAGICMFILILFACSKHHSAVSWRTVFWGLGLQFVFGILVMRTDLGYSAFQWLGEQGQIFLNYTVAGSSFVFGDTLVKDVFAFQVIPILWAGMTVYGGVEETEAPLLIRPYFGDMTLSEIHAVMTGGFATISGTVLGVFISFGVDASSLISASVMAAPCALALSKLAYPEVEESKFKSKEGVKLPRGKERNVLEAASNGATDAIGLAANVAANLVAFLAVLAFINAALSWLGELVDIQGLTFQVISSYLLRPMVFMMGVEWTDCPMVAEMVGIKFFINEFVAYXQLSQYKNKRLSGVEEWTEGEKQWISVRAEIITTFSLCGFANLSSIGITLGGLTSIAPHRKSDLSKVVVRALFTGACVSLISACMAGILYVPRGAEADCVSFLNTSFTNRTYETYMCCRGLFQSTSLNGTNPPSFSGLWEDKEFSAMALTNCCGFYNNTVCA